The Chloroflexota bacterium nucleotide sequence GTTCCAGCCAGACCCTCAGCATCCGGTGGCGACGTTTTCCGGGTGGATCTACCGGATAGCCGCGAACCTGGTTACGGATCACTTCCGTAGTCGGTCTCGGCATGAGACCGTCCCCCTTGATATCCAGCCCCCTCACCGTTTCCTTTCGAACACGTCGGAGGATATCGCCGCGGCCGTGGATCGGCAGGATATGATCTCTCGTGCTCTGGCACAGTTGACGGAGGATCAACGCCTGGTGATCTTATGTAAGTTCGGCGAGGGGATGAGCAACCGGGAGACGGCGGCCGTCCTGGGAAAGACAGAGGGTGCGGTGAAGTCATTGCAACACAGGGCCCTGGCCACCCTGCAACGGATCCTGTCTGCGGAGAGTTCATGAACGAGAAGCTGCAAAGCGCGCTTGATGATTGCTTAGAGCGCCTCGGACGCGGCGAAAGCGTCGAGGAATGCCTGGCGCGCTATCCTGAGCTGGCCGACCAATTGAGGCCTCTGCTGCGCGTCGCATACCGGCTGACCGCGCACTCCTGGCCGCGCATGGATTCCGAGGCCTTCGCTCGGGGACGAGAACGACTGTTGAAGGAGCTACCCGCCCAGCGGGCCCGCCGTTTCGGCTGGCACCGTTGGCTTCGC carries:
- a CDS encoding sigma-70 family RNA polymerase sigma factor, which produces MRDVCTDAEMLDLIQRARKLDEAAFERLYNMYADKLYRYILARVGDTSTAEDLTAEVFLRVLRRIERFQPDPQHPVATFSGWIYRIAANLVTDHFRSRSRHETVPLDIQPPHRFLSNTSEDIAAAVDRQDMISRALAQLTEDQRLVILCKFGEGMSNRETAAVLGKTEGAVKSLQHRALATLQRILSAESS